A stretch of Arctopsyche grandis isolate Sample6627 chromosome 9, ASM5162203v2, whole genome shotgun sequence DNA encodes these proteins:
- the LOC143916587 gene encoding putative peptidoglycan muropeptide transporter SLC46, which yields MAELPESITTPEISNANKYNVLQRFVEIPVFVYFFAYALSESVCSNLILYKICKSSYNYNETICAKLVSSHDDNTTIYLEELMQPQASMIIMCKTLIEAIFPAIISLFLGPWSDMNGRKPLILSSSIGHLFYFVLLFGYVLLDNVSPWYLILASIPFSLMGASTSMITGSFCYVSDITNVSNRSYRMGILESALLFGILFGSLSSSYAYNALDYTGVFAICIVIALLGIFSTVLLEESLTTTPNNDERDGKIFDRRLVVDMITTCFKVRAQYRRAVLWLIMLACTSGILVMQGDAAVSYLFTREKLRWKLEDYTVFGAYNIVTTIVGVLIVALIFQKWLKMEDTIVSMISYFSAFIRAIIIIFVSKSWHMYLGASICCLRAVSGPINRAILTKIVPTEDAGKVLSLTTSLETIVPLISTPIYSFVYQNTLTTFPAAFNIMTAILYGLSFFLLMAVEVLLKKYPGNDYENLLNIQNEI from the exons ATGGCGGAATTACCAGAAAGTATTACTACACCGGAAATATCTAATGCAAATAAGTACAATGTACTACAACGTTTCGTGGAGATCCCTgtttttgtctatttttttgcatatgctCTGTCGG agAGTGTGTgcagtaatttaattttgtataaaatatgcaaatcaTCCTATAATTACAATGAAACTATATGCGCAAAACTTGTATCCTCGCACGATGACAATACGACAATATATTTGGAAGAACTGATGCAACCGCAAGCGTCGATGATCATAATGTGTAAAACTTTAATCGAAGCCATATTTCCAGCAattataagcttatttttgggACCGTGGTCAGACATGAATGGAAGGAAACCTTTGATCCTCTCATCTTCGATTG GTCACCTGTTTTACTTCGTTCTTTTATTTGGTTATGTTTTACTCGATAATGTCAGTCCTTGGTATCTCATCTTGGCTTCTATACCATTTTCACTGATGGGAGCTTCAACTTCTATGATCACCGGTTCATTCTGTTACGTTAGCGATATCACTAATGTTTCAAATAGATCTTACAG gATGGGAATATTAGAGAGTGCACTTTTATTTGGTATATTATTTGGGTCTTTGAGCAGTTCTTATGCATATAACGCTCTCGACTATACAGGAGTTTTTGCAATTTGTATTGTAATAGCTTTACTGGGCATATTTTCTACTGTCTTATTGGAAGAATCTTTGACAACAACACCCAATAATGATGAG AGAGATGGAAAAATTTTCGACCGCAGATTGGTCGTTGACATGATCACAACTTGTTTCAAAGTGAGAGCTCAATACAGAAGAGCTGTTTTATGGCTTATTATGTTGGCTTGTACTTCTGGAATTCTTGTGATGCAAGGAGATGCCGCGGTTAGTTATCTTTTCACTAGGGAGAAACTGAGATGGAAATTAGAGGATTACACAGTTTTCGGGGCTTACAACATTGTGACAACTATCGTTGGGGTATTAATAGTTGCCCTTATCTTTCAAAAATGGTTAAAGATGGAAGACACGATAGTATCGATGATCAGCTATTTTTCTGCATTCATTCGAGCTATCATCATTATTTTTGTCAGTAAATCTTGGCACATGTATTTGG GCGCCAGCATTTGTTGTTTAAGAGCAGTGTCTGGTCCAATCAATAGAGCTATTTTAACAAAGATCGTACCCACAGAAGATGCTGGAAAAGTTCTTTCTTTAACTACATCACTAGAAACAATTGTTCCTCTCATATCGACTCCAATTTATAGTTTCGTTTATCAAAACACATTGACTACATTTCCTGCAGCCTTCAATATTATGACAGCCATTTTATATGGTTTAAGTTTTTTCTTACTAAT GGCAGTTGAGgttctattgaaaaaatatccaggaAATGATTATGAGAATCTCCTTAATATACAAAACGAAATATGA